TggttaactaaaaaattgtagCATACTCTGGCACTAGCTTCATCTAATCCTTGGAGGGCATCTTCTCCAATCTTGTCAAACTCAGCCTTCGCTTCTTCACCAAACTGGGTCAAGTATTCAGATCTCTCATCAAAATAGTCCATAAGACGGACTTTTTGAGTTTGAAGCATGGCAATTTGGGCTAGCAGTTCTTGTTTGCGAATATCTCCTGGTTGGGGAGCTTGAGATTCAGATTGATTGGACTTGCAGAGGCACAAAACAGAATCTTTTGTGTTGAGGCATCTGCTTCGGTGGATGTTATATTTGATATAGATAGGAGTGAAGAAAGGATGAATGGATTTGAGTGCAATCATCTTTACATAACAGAACAAGCATGTATATGCTTGGGTTAGAAAACAATAGAGGGAACTCGGTGAGAAAAGGGATGCAGCAGGACGAAATTTTATGTGTTGGCTGTAAGTATTTTGGGCCTCTTGTTTTCTGTTCATTATCGTTATTTGAAACAAAGATGGAGACATCTTTTTTAGAAAGATAGAACGATACTTGGTACATTGTCTCACGCTTGAAATTACGGATGCCGTGCATACTacaaaatcaaacttaaaagccaaaaaaaaaggcCAGAAAgttgggaaaaaaaataattggattaaatttgttttagatCCGACTgtgaaaatcaatttatttcaatttaggTTGAACTTAtgatttcatcaaatatcataTTATTCATACTTGTATAAGTAaatgcttattaattaattattactttattttctctatggtcttcTTTTATTCTAATTTGTCTTATTATTCTagtaattattacttttttaattaaattaatcttttgacgaaattaaatgagattttatattaatattgaaaAACATAAGTTGAACTTATAAGAGAAACTTAATTAACTTtaccttattttcttttcctacaGGTGTTTATTGATAATTTCATCTTTAATTTTACACTTGTTGAATTGGCTCAGAAGATAAGATGTTCGATATTTGAATTAAttctattatattatatctataaaaatttaaatgcttaagtttaattctattaaattatattattattgaaaaacatAAGTTGAACTTATAAgagaaactttaattttatcttattttcttttcctgcaGGTGTTTATTGATAATTTCATCTTTAATTTTACACTTGTTGAATTGGCTCAGAAGATAAGATGTTTGATATTTGAATTAAttctattatattatatgtatacaaatttaaatgcttaagttaattttaactaacagtacaagttcaatttattttatctttcatttttcttctcttctcttgtaAGTTGTAAGTATATTTAAGAAACTTATTCAAAAGAAGTAACTTTTGTGAATAATGACCCAGAATCAGCGTGA
This region of Glycine max cultivar Williams 82 chromosome 7, Glycine_max_v4.0, whole genome shotgun sequence genomic DNA includes:
- the LOC100802123 gene encoding uncharacterized protein codes for the protein MSPSLFQITIMNRKQEAQNTYSQHIKFRPAASLFSPSSLYCFLTQAYTCLFCYVKMIALKSIHPFFTPIYIKYNIHRSRCLNTKDSVLCLCKSNQSESQAPQPGDIRKQELLAQIAMLQTQKVRLMDYFDERSEYLTQFGEEAKAEFDKIGEDALQGLDEASARITANIESQMVEFEESAELNRQEIQEREKELDKFEVQMEDGRNEGLFFKNLRKKAPVDKAKAKEEAEKIKDVAREKAGSRTRKGIYLLFIGLLTFAIVDSVASSSTDWRKIAVLGAILVALVSQFIYEQTMSIETGKIRKIDTEEENN